One window of Nymphaea colorata isolate Beijing-Zhang1983 chromosome 1, ASM883128v2, whole genome shotgun sequence genomic DNA carries:
- the LOC116267290 gene encoding tryptophan aminotransferase-related protein 3-like isoform X2, with translation MNKGLGDMAAEGGREHPSLLLCSLSLNLILASLFLRASPFFRRDDELTWSREAAAEAEAAAMVSCSGHGRAFLDGDLSEDGSLVCDCNSCYAGADCSEFLPDCAAEVNSGDPLFLEPFWMKKRGSSAIMLTGWHRMSYSFGHGSRKSARLERAIRELHKVVGNAVTDGRFIVFGHGSTQLFTAAVHALSCPPPSHASPAKVVSAVPYYGAYQLQTDLFKSGEFEWQGDAYSWKINRSSVPNTRFVEFVTSPNNPDGQLNRAVLKGPNTTTIHDHAYYWPHFTAISEPADDDVMLFTMSKLTGHAGSRLGWAIVKDKGVFQRMMDYVDLNTLSVSHDSQLRALKLLNVALEKNGSEIFRFGYENMRSRWLRLERIVSHSERFSLQRLSPLYCNYFQRVSGPSPGPIEKRDE, from the exons ATGAACAAAGGGCTGGGAGATATGGCTGCCGAAGGAGGAAGAGAGCATCCCTCGCTACtcctctgctccctctctctcaacctCATTCtcgcctctctctttcttcgtGCCTCTCCATTCTTCCGCCGTGATGACGAGCTTACGTGGAGCCGAGAGGCTGCGGCGGAGGCTGAAGCCGCCGCTATGGTCTCTTGCTCCGGTCATGGCCGTGCCTTCCTGGACGGAGATCTCTCGGAGGACGGCTCCCTCGTCTGTGACTGCAATTCATGCTACGCTGGAGCCGATTGCTCGGAATTCTTGCCTGATTGCGCCGCAGAGGTCAACAG TGGCGATCCACTATTCTTGGAGCCATTTTGGATGAAAAAGCGAGGCAGTAGTGCCATAATGTTAACAGGTTGGCACCGGATGAGCTACAGCTTCGGCCATGGGTCTCGGAAATCTGCCAGACTAGAAAGAGCTATCAGGGAACTCCACAAGGTGGTAGGAAATGCAGTCACTGATGGTAGGTTCATAGTGTTTGGACATGGTTCCACCCAACTCTTTACTGCAGCAGTTCATGCCCTCTCATGCCCTCCTCCTTCTCATGCTTCTCCTGCCAAAGTGGTGTCTGCCGTTCCCTACTATGGG GCTTATCAACTGCAAACAGATCTTTTCAAGTCTGGTGAATTTGAGTGGCAAGGAGATGCATATTCATGGAAGATCAACCGGTCTAGTGTGCCAAACACAAGGTTTGTGGAGTTTGTGACCTCGCCAAACAATCCAGATGGCCAACTTAACCGAGCAGTTCTGAAGGGCCCCAACACCACCACGATCCATGACCATGCTTACTATTGGCCACATTTCACGGCTATCAGTGAGCCTGCAGATGATGATGTGATGCTTTTCACCATGTCCAAGCTCACAGGCCATGCTGGTAGCAGACTTGG gtgGGCAATAGTAAAGGACAAAGGTGTGTTTCAGAGAATGATGGACTATGTCGACTTGAACACCCTGTCTGTTTCTCATGACTCCCAGCTCAGAGCACTCAAGCTTCTGAACGTAGCCCTGGAGAAGAATGGATCAGAAATATTTCGGTTCGGATATGAAAACATGAGGTCCAGGTGGCTCAGACTTGAACGTATCGTCTCGCACTCAGAGCGGTTCTCGCTGCAAAGACTATCTCCGCTCTACTGCAACTACTTCCAAAGAGTGTCGGGGCCTTCTCcag GACCCATTGAAAAGAGGGATGAATGA
- the LOC116267290 gene encoding tryptophan aminotransferase-related protein 3-like isoform X3, translating into MNKGLGDMAAEGGREHPSLLLCSLSLNLILASLFLRASPFFRRDDELTWSREAAAEAEAAAMVSCSGHGRAFLDGDLSEDGSLVCDCNSCYAGADCSEFLPDCAAEVNSGDPLFLEPFWMKKRGSSAIMLTGWHRMSYSFGHGSRKSARLERAIRELHKVVGNAVTDGRFIVFGHGSTQLFTAAVHALSCPPPSHASPAKVVSAVPYYGAYQLQTDLFKSGEFEWQGDAYSWKINRSSVPNTRFVEFVTSPNNPDGQLNRAVLKGPNTTTIHDHAYYWPHFTAISEPADDDVMLFTMSKLTGHAGSRLGWAIVKDKGVFQRMMDYVDLNTLSVSHDSQLRALKLLNVALEKNGSEIFRFGYENMRSRWLRLERIVSHSERFSLQRLSPLYCNYFQRVSGPSPEHRTH; encoded by the exons ATGAACAAAGGGCTGGGAGATATGGCTGCCGAAGGAGGAAGAGAGCATCCCTCGCTACtcctctgctccctctctctcaacctCATTCtcgcctctctctttcttcgtGCCTCTCCATTCTTCCGCCGTGATGACGAGCTTACGTGGAGCCGAGAGGCTGCGGCGGAGGCTGAAGCCGCCGCTATGGTCTCTTGCTCCGGTCATGGCCGTGCCTTCCTGGACGGAGATCTCTCGGAGGACGGCTCCCTCGTCTGTGACTGCAATTCATGCTACGCTGGAGCCGATTGCTCGGAATTCTTGCCTGATTGCGCCGCAGAGGTCAACAG TGGCGATCCACTATTCTTGGAGCCATTTTGGATGAAAAAGCGAGGCAGTAGTGCCATAATGTTAACAGGTTGGCACCGGATGAGCTACAGCTTCGGCCATGGGTCTCGGAAATCTGCCAGACTAGAAAGAGCTATCAGGGAACTCCACAAGGTGGTAGGAAATGCAGTCACTGATGGTAGGTTCATAGTGTTTGGACATGGTTCCACCCAACTCTTTACTGCAGCAGTTCATGCCCTCTCATGCCCTCCTCCTTCTCATGCTTCTCCTGCCAAAGTGGTGTCTGCCGTTCCCTACTATGGG GCTTATCAACTGCAAACAGATCTTTTCAAGTCTGGTGAATTTGAGTGGCAAGGAGATGCATATTCATGGAAGATCAACCGGTCTAGTGTGCCAAACACAAGGTTTGTGGAGTTTGTGACCTCGCCAAACAATCCAGATGGCCAACTTAACCGAGCAGTTCTGAAGGGCCCCAACACCACCACGATCCATGACCATGCTTACTATTGGCCACATTTCACGGCTATCAGTGAGCCTGCAGATGATGATGTGATGCTTTTCACCATGTCCAAGCTCACAGGCCATGCTGGTAGCAGACTTGG gtgGGCAATAGTAAAGGACAAAGGTGTGTTTCAGAGAATGATGGACTATGTCGACTTGAACACCCTGTCTGTTTCTCATGACTCCCAGCTCAGAGCACTCAAGCTTCTGAACGTAGCCCTGGAGAAGAATGGATCAGAAATATTTCGGTTCGGATATGAAAACATGAGGTCCAGGTGGCTCAGACTTGAACGTATCGTCTCGCACTCAGAGCGGTTCTCGCTGCAAAGACTATCTCCGCTCTACTGCAACTACTTCCAAAGAGTGTCGGGGCCTTCTCcag AACATAGGACCCATTGA
- the LOC116267290 gene encoding tryptophan aminotransferase-related protein 3-like isoform X1, with protein MNKGLGDMAAEGGREHPSLLLCSLSLNLILASLFLRASPFFRRDDELTWSREAAAEAEAAAMVSCSGHGRAFLDGDLSEDGSLVCDCNSCYAGADCSEFLPDCAAEVNSGDPLFLEPFWMKKRGSSAIMLTGWHRMSYSFGHGSRKSARLERAIRELHKVVGNAVTDGRFIVFGHGSTQLFTAAVHALSCPPPSHASPAKVVSAVPYYGAYQLQTDLFKSGEFEWQGDAYSWKINRSSVPNTRFVEFVTSPNNPDGQLNRAVLKGPNTTTIHDHAYYWPHFTAISEPADDDVMLFTMSKLTGHAGSRLGWAIVKDKGVFQRMMDYVDLNTLSVSHDSQLRALKLLNVALEKNGSEIFRFGYENMRSRWLRLERIVSHSERFSLQRLSPLYCNYFQRVSGPSPAYAWVRCEREEDRDCAKVMAEAGIIGRAGIVFGADPRYVRLSLLRAQDNFDLLEHKLQALVAQEEYVNTI; from the exons ATGAACAAAGGGCTGGGAGATATGGCTGCCGAAGGAGGAAGAGAGCATCCCTCGCTACtcctctgctccctctctctcaacctCATTCtcgcctctctctttcttcgtGCCTCTCCATTCTTCCGCCGTGATGACGAGCTTACGTGGAGCCGAGAGGCTGCGGCGGAGGCTGAAGCCGCCGCTATGGTCTCTTGCTCCGGTCATGGCCGTGCCTTCCTGGACGGAGATCTCTCGGAGGACGGCTCCCTCGTCTGTGACTGCAATTCATGCTACGCTGGAGCCGATTGCTCGGAATTCTTGCCTGATTGCGCCGCAGAGGTCAACAG TGGCGATCCACTATTCTTGGAGCCATTTTGGATGAAAAAGCGAGGCAGTAGTGCCATAATGTTAACAGGTTGGCACCGGATGAGCTACAGCTTCGGCCATGGGTCTCGGAAATCTGCCAGACTAGAAAGAGCTATCAGGGAACTCCACAAGGTGGTAGGAAATGCAGTCACTGATGGTAGGTTCATAGTGTTTGGACATGGTTCCACCCAACTCTTTACTGCAGCAGTTCATGCCCTCTCATGCCCTCCTCCTTCTCATGCTTCTCCTGCCAAAGTGGTGTCTGCCGTTCCCTACTATGGG GCTTATCAACTGCAAACAGATCTTTTCAAGTCTGGTGAATTTGAGTGGCAAGGAGATGCATATTCATGGAAGATCAACCGGTCTAGTGTGCCAAACACAAGGTTTGTGGAGTTTGTGACCTCGCCAAACAATCCAGATGGCCAACTTAACCGAGCAGTTCTGAAGGGCCCCAACACCACCACGATCCATGACCATGCTTACTATTGGCCACATTTCACGGCTATCAGTGAGCCTGCAGATGATGATGTGATGCTTTTCACCATGTCCAAGCTCACAGGCCATGCTGGTAGCAGACTTGG gtgGGCAATAGTAAAGGACAAAGGTGTGTTTCAGAGAATGATGGACTATGTCGACTTGAACACCCTGTCTGTTTCTCATGACTCCCAGCTCAGAGCACTCAAGCTTCTGAACGTAGCCCTGGAGAAGAATGGATCAGAAATATTTCGGTTCGGATATGAAAACATGAGGTCCAGGTGGCTCAGACTTGAACGTATCGTCTCGCACTCAGAGCGGTTCTCGCTGCAAAGACTATCTCCGCTCTACTGCAACTACTTCCAAAGAGTGTCGGGGCCTTCTCcag CTTATGCATGGGTGAGATGCGAGAGGGAGGAGGACAGAGACTGTGCGAAGGTGATGGCAGAGGCGGGCATAATTGGAAGGGCAGGGATCGTCTTTGGTGCCGATCCTCGCTACGTGAGGCTCAGCCTTCTCAGGGCTCAAGATAACTTCGACTTGTTGGAACACAAGCTGCAAGCCCTCGTCGCGCAAGAAGAATACGTCAACACCATTTAG